In one window of Musa acuminata AAA Group cultivar baxijiao chromosome BXJ3-2, Cavendish_Baxijiao_AAA, whole genome shotgun sequence DNA:
- the LOC135631272 gene encoding GDSL esterase/lipase At5g55050-like, with the protein MAKKTTTFLLLNLFMAALSTLTTAAVSPAVFVFGDSTVDVGNNNFLPSDAPKVNFPPWGIDYPGRTPTGRFTNGFNYADYVAKAVGLAMSPPPFLSLSNGNQMLRGVNFASGGAGILDTTGGDVIPMATQIEDFEQVAANLTERLGEKSAAVFLEKSLVHLIVGSNDIYPLYSLLSPGNSTQKDEVVVLLLDKFKHQIERLYDLGARKFAVLGVPPIGCVPMVRVAISSYGCNEDLNDLCLRFKTATKALLKDLSMSLKGFQYSFGDLYEMFTQIFSDPQKYGFTEIKAACCGGGRLNAESACLPNSTYCSNRSQYAFWDRSHPTQALHKTMAQLALYGPPLFANPVNIHQLVKS; encoded by the exons ATGGCGAAGAAGACGACCACCttcctcctcctcaacttgttcaTGGCTGCTCTCTCCACGCTAACGACAGCGGCAGTTTCACCTGCGGTCTTTGTGTTCGGAGACTCCACCGTCGACGTCGGGAACAACAACTTCTTGCCCAGCGATGCACCGAAGGTCAACTTCCCTCCCTGGGGAATCGATTACCCTGGACGAACTCCCACCGGGAGGTTCACCAATGGCTTCAACTACGCCGATTACGTCG CCAAAGCAGTAGGCTTAGCGATGAGCCCGCCACCTTTCCTTTCTCTTTCCAATGGGAATCAGATGCTGAGAGGAGTAAACTTCGCATCTGGTGGGGCAGGGATTCTCGATACCACA GGCGGAGATGTGATCCCCATGGCGACACAGATTGAAGACTTCGAGCAGGTTGCGGCGAACCTCACGGAAAGACTAGGGGAGAAGTCTGCTGCTGTCTTCCTGGAGAAGTCTCTCGTTCACTTGATCGTTGGGAGCAATGACATCTACCCGCTGTATTCTCTTCTCAGTCCAGGAAACAGCACTCAGAAGGATGAAGTCGTCGTTCTTCTACTCGACAAGTTCAAGCATCAAATAGAG AGGCTATATGATCTCGGAGCACGAAAATTTGCAGTCCTGGGTGTTCCACCGATTGGGTGTGTTCCGATGGTCAGAGTCGCAATTTCTTCGTATGGCTGCAACGAAGATTTAAATGATCTTTGTCTACGCTTCAAGACTGCCACAAAGGCTCTCCTGAAGGACCTCAGCATGTCATTGAAGGGATTCCAGTACTCGTTCGGAGACTTATATGAAATGTTCACCCAAATCTTCTCTGATCCCCAAAAATATG GGTTTACAGAGATCAAAGCTGCGTGCTGTGGAGGTGGGAGGTTGAACGCCGAGTCTGCCTGCCTGCCGAACTCCACATACTGCAGCAACCGTAGCCAATACGCCTTCTGGGACCGGAGTCACCCCACCCAAGCTTTGCACAAAACGATGGCTCAGCTGGCACTCTATGGACCGCCATTGTTCGCCAACCCCGTCAACATTCATCAGTTGGTGAAGAGTTAG